The genomic stretch TCACACGAGGCGTTCGGACATCGCATCATGCTGATTGAGACGGAGATGAACATCCTGGTCGTGATCTCGTCGTCCCTGGGCACGTCGATGGGGTGCTCCACCGAGTTCAAGCTTTTCAGTCGTTTGACGAAGGAAGTCGCGGGCTCCACATCCTCCCATCCAGGAAAATCGCTCGGATACGCCGGCAATCCGGTGTAAGAGTAGTTGCCATTGTACTGGAAGATCGCGCTGGCAATGCTGTGGTCGAAGTCGTCTGCTTGACCGTCGAAGAAAGGCGAGAGGAGGATGTAGTACTCACCGAGCGGCTGGTCGGCCGTGACCAAAACGTCCATCGCCTGACCGGGGGTTATCATGAGGCAACTTGTGACCAGGGGCTTGACGTAGGCTCCGTCCCATCCGACCACCGTCAGGGTGTGGTTCGCGATCGCGAAGTACATGTCGGTGTTCTGCACCGAGTTGACTAGACGGAGAAGATAGGTCTTGCCATAATCAACGGATATTCTATGCGTGCTGTCTGCAACAAATTAGAATCAATTCGAGACTTAGATTTGATGACAACGGCCTAATTCTAGAATCGATTTACACACTAAAAAATTTCCTCTCCTTTGACCAAATCAATGGCTAACTCATAAGTTTTACCTCTGGAACAATTATAAAAGTCACCAGGCTGGCCATTGATGCAGTAAGCACTTGATAATGTCGTCAATCCACCTTCGGACAGGGCCTCTCTCATTAACTCCATCACGTCCTCCTCGTACCAGGATGCTGCAAGCAGAATTTTACAATGCTAAGTGTTCCGCAAATACACAAGCACAACAAATGAGCATTATATGACTTCATTGTTTCGCTGTAGTAAACGGGGGACATACCAAAGACGAGGACTTTTTCGTCGTCGGGCTCGGGGAAAGGATAAGTCGTGCCGAGGGCGGGCTTTATGACGATCGCGCCGTGGACGGTGGCACGGGTCCAGTCGCTGTGCGCGTGCCACCAAAGGGTGCCCTCCTCCGAAGTGAACAGAACCTGGTAAGTGAAGTTGGTCCCCGGAGGAATCGGGCACTGCGTAACGTATTCGGGCCCGTCGAACCACGGGTTCCTCGGCTGTTTGATGCCGTGCCTGCGATTATTAAAAAGGCTATATGAGCTGACTCGCAAGTAATGACCATCGATtcttgtattttgtttttttttttttttttgtggtgagcGTCGAAAGGTCTGacagttttttttgtttttttggtcgaaagacaGTCAGTTGACATGACAGGACATAAATTGGTTGGACCCCATTGTGTCTATTTGGCGTTTATCAGCGGCCGAAAGAAAATCCTACCTAACTTTTTTGAGCTGCTCTTCGTAAAGCCTCTTTCCCTCCTGTGCCCGCGCCCCACAGCCCAGTATCATAATAAATACCACCAAAATCTTCAACTATAATCATCGGGACACTACTATTCTGGATTTATTCCAGATTTTTTTCATGTCGCCGATGCCTCCAAACTTGTAACGGTATAACAAAAACATCATCGGCCTATCACTGAGAACTTTAAATTCTGTTCATTCGCTGTAACACCGATAGTTGAAACTTATATTTTGTGCCTCTGATAGCTCAACggtatgacaaaaaaaaaaacccgccTCCATCTTCCATAAAAAAATCGTAAACTTTGCCTCTCATgacaagaatatttttttaaaatccactGAATTTAGGGTATTTGGTGGTAGACCGGATGGTATTTTTGTCGCACCggcacaaatttcaaaactcGAAAAAGTTAGGGGTGTTGATGGCATTGCAGGCTTCGTTTAGGAGTTTCCGCGACACGCAACATTGTTTGGCTATCGGGTGTCGCAGTATGCGTGGTTTagggtgtctttttttttttttttttggtactattAACCCAAAGTAATAATACAAGTAGAAGAAAGATGACATGAAAAATGATGAGATGATCTTTTCGTGCGCTCGCTAACGTTCGAACACTGACATTCTCATGTTAGAATGTCATCCGCGTTATTTAGCAGATCAGAATTTACTAAATCACGCCTGCAACACATATCTAGCATTGCTCCAAAGAAAAACCAGAGCACAAGCTGCAGCACCATTTTGTTTGGCGTCTAATTGAATTATAGACGGCTCACTAGCTAAGACCAGCGCAGAAACTCCCTCCCCCACCAAACTTTCAACACATGTTTGCATTTGACTCGTGAAAACAGAACGATGCCTGAGGGCTTGGCTTACCAGTGAATGGTGACTCCGTAGTACCCTTCGTTGATGACGTTGACGTAGGCTGTGTCTCCTTTACGGACGTACAGCACCGGCCCCGGGAAGCTCTCGTTCACCGTCAACATGCTCTTCGTCGCGCACAGCCTCGTGAAGTTGGTCTCTCGCAGCTAAACCATTAAACAACCCCAGAAGACAGGAACGGAGCAAATGAACGACGATGACAATCGAAAGCGAGCTGAAAACGGACTAGAGAAAGATGAGAGAAACGCTAAAACTTACGACGAAAGTGTAGTAATGGTCCTCGCCCTGAGCCAGAGGGAGGAGAGACAACAATCCGCCCAGTAGAGCAAGAAGCCATCGGAGATCGCACAGAGAAGAACCCATTTTCGGCCGCTGTTCCTTCAACTGGTTTCGAATAATGCCATTGACAGAAGCGGCTCGCTCGCTCCTTTATAActcaaagtctctctctctcgctctctacTGATGCAGATATTTCCATGGCGAGGGCAATTTGAAGTATGGTTATAATAGCAGTGTTTGTTAGATAAGGGCAAAGGAGCTCACGTGGTCGTCTTCAGTGCTATGCATGGCACGGTTGAAGGGGCTCGAGACCTTTAGGTACAACTTCATGCGTGGCTTCGAAGAAAGTGAGCGAGGAATGTTGAACTCTTGGTggcccttttttattttaatctttcGAATTCTGTGCCACATTTTCCAGGGTGAAAGTTCAATATTCAGAATTTGGTACTAATTGCACGTGACGCACAATATAATAGTGATAACAATAATATAAAAACCATTTCTATAACTGAGCAAGGCTAGTCCTCAGGTACATTCCAGGATCATATTCACACATTTTGGCCCGGGAACGCAagataaaataactaaaaatagtGATAATGCATACCAATGGGTTTAGAAAATCGAGAAACAACGAATTtcaaagggataatgacacaaatagtctatgaactttggtctaacatgcaatgtgatccccgaactttaaacTTGTTCAACGTGGTACATGAACTTtctgtacatgttcaatttgtcAATGTGATCCCTCGATTGCatgaaaatatgcaattttatccttggaccacattgaacaaaatgaaattttatggactacattgcacattataccaaaattcagagaccacattgaataaatttagggtccgtatggtaacactccggaaacgcgtatggtaaaaaattgttccaaaagtattccgagaacacttttgagaaacaaaaacacttttggagcaaaaatgagaaacaacaaaaacttatttttgggttttggaacactttcTAGAAATAACTTAagggcgagcttgtgcaagtCACCACCGCTCACCATCATCGGCAAGGAGTTGAAGCGACTGCCACCGCCGGCGGTCGCcgcttgccgccgccgccgccggcggtTGTAGATCCTTCCGTTtggtgaaaaaaatattttttttttgtacttgccaaatacgtttctgttcccaaaaatcgttgccAGGGgcggaaataaaaaaaagtgtttctattctaaaagttgtttcgagaatagaaacgttaccatacgcacccttaatGTTCATTGATCACATTGTACATTAaaccaaagttcatggatcatttgtgtcatttatcCTATTTCAAAAGAGTGGCATATTTCAAATGGCAATGTTTATACTTCTGGAGAACCCTAAACacataggctgcgtttggtcgtccgtataaaacttaggatatgatatgttttatcataccCCGTATTTGGTAGATGTcctggatagtataatgtcggatatagaggggatataacctgGATAAAAAAATCTGAGGGGAGGGGGTaagataaggtcggataggatttctcttatccgtcatataaaagctaacttttagaatgataaCAATTTTCTTGAGAATGATGACaattttcttgtctcatttgtttctattttcattttattttatttttatttttttgcaaagaggtttgaaaatctaataaaatgtgtatattttcaagtttttttgtgtatgagaacgttatttttctAGTAATAAGATCTGAATATTTCATGaacatcacgtaggggcatatatgtcctttatattaatatacaatttctaccaaatgcaggatatgatagAATATGAGAAtattcgactttaaatccgtagctTACCAAACAGTGGATAGAATATAGCCAAATTCctggatttcttatcatattttATCCAATCTTATCttgaccagaaatcccgacaaccaaacgcagccatAGAGGACAAAACACGGCCCTTGCATTTTCAGGTTTGCTGATGTAGCCACTTCCCAATCTTTTAAACGCGAATGATGTATAGTCAGAATCTTtaaagggagaaagaaaaatttctgCATTCgtgcaagaaaacaaaatattttctaaaattcgaTTTTCGCGAGACAAGCACGGCGTGAGTAAATAATAACCAAACAATAAGTACTGTGATCCGACTCCTGAACATCAGTTAGAATATTCTTCCACACCTCGTCGCGCTGTGGAgatattattttcaatttcatcaccTCCTGGAAACccccatggaaaaaaaaattctccaccTAAAATCTCTACGCTTTACTGaagtttcttctcttcctctagTTGAACAAGCGGGAAAAAggggaaataaaaaggaaaaaaagagagagagacagagacgcCCATAGAAAACGCAGGAAGGGAACCCTCGCAGTAACTTTGTGGAATGGTTGAATGACGGATGGACGATTACAGCTCGCCCCACTTCCCTTTCTTCGACCTATGAATTAACCGTGGGAGAGGATGGACGACATCTAACATCTGTCCTGTCTTGGGTATTCGCACGTGCGCCTAAAACTGCGGAACTCTctgtcctttttccttcttgtcttAAATTACAAGGGGTTGAAGCTGTTTTGCAGTCGTAGGAAAACCCTTGAAAAAACCCACGCATAGAGTCGATATGTGTGTCGATGTCGCGGCCGTTGGACGAGGATATGAACGAATCGAGCATGTTCGAAGCACTAGGTAAGATTTTGCAACGCCCCCACCAGGTGACATTTAAGCGCGCTTAGCATCATTTTAATTCCTTATCCTGACAGTCAAATATGGTTATGCTCAGTAGCTTAGGTCAGAAAACGAATTTGCTTAAATCGATGGAAATTGTCGATGGAACGCCACACCAATCTTGTAGAATCAATAGAACGTAGAAATTCATCCCAAAGGTATTGCCATGATGCCATCTTATGTAGGTACTCAAGCATAGCAAAAGAGTACCGAATCAATAGGACGCAGAAATTAGCAATAACTGTGCTTGAGTGGGCCAATCAAGTCTCTAAGGACCACCGCGAGCCCAAGAAGGAAATTGCTTGTGTGAATTGGCCCAACTTGTGCTTCGGGCCATATTGGTTGCGACGGGGTTAGACGAGCTACTTACTAGGGCCCATTATTATCAGATCTAGCTAGAAGAGCACACTACCCTTAAATGGAATGACATCGAATACCCCCATTGCACATAGAACCAACTTAGATTTAGATCTTACTCATTTGGAGGGTAAACCGGCAATTTTTTAACTTGCCCCTTCCAAAGTTGACAATTCCAACAATTAAACAAAACAGTGGTTGAGTTCATATTCATCCATGGAGGATCGGCCATTCACCGCTCCAATCTTAACCATATTGTAcgcagaaaaaaaaacttaacatGAATCATATTACAGGATAATTTATAAGTGGCGTTAATAAATCTTAAGTGGATGTACAATGCGACAGCATTTCCTTAGATGGGGACTAGTGACAAGGAGGCATATAATGAGGCGGCGGCCGCACACGGGTCGCCGCGGTGTTGCCATTCGTCACAACAAGCACCGTGTCCATCCCCCAACTCGTATGTCTTTCCAAATGACAATGTTGGAACCATACACCTGCAAATTCCATTCCTGGCGTTACAGACCCCATTGATCGGTACCATAGACTTACGTTAATGCATGAAAACACACAAAACTATTGGGAATTGCATTCTTGAAATAGTATCTTAAAAAGAAGACGAAAATGCAAATCACATAACAAAAATACTACTTTGAAACAAACACGTTATAAATGGATTGAACTGACAAAGGTGCagtagatttgaaattttttggacaattttcccttcaatACAATATATTGAATAGACAACGTTTTTGCATTTTAACAATAATTTACATCGTGTTTGTTTCAAAGTAGTATTTTCGCTATATGATTTGCATTTTCGTCTTCTTTTTAAGATATATATACCACACAAACCGCATTAACTTCACCACCCTCGCCCTCACCTTAAAACATATGTCTCATGGGCAAAAGTTTCTTCTCTATATAATGGGATAGTCTACGACACAGAAAGGATCATGAGCTTACCAGGATTGTCTGCGACGAATCTAATCGTAAGCCATCCATTTTTAGGAACTCCGAACGTGTTCACCTCAGGCGGATCGACTAAGTTATATGTCTTCCGATCAGTCTTATTGTCGAAATTCCCCCATCCCATTCCGACCACGTAGAAGCTATAGCCGTGCTGATGCATCGGATGGTTCTCGGCGGCCCCGATGTTGGTCCCTTGGAATATTATTTCGACGGCGTCGCCGTACTTTATCATCTTCACCTTTGCTCCCAGACTCGGGTACAACGTGTTGTTCCCGACATCTCCTGTGAAATTGAAAACGTACGGTGGTTTGTCCGGGAAGGTAGCCTTGTAAACGCCAGGTAAGCTCCTGCTCGATATTTAGTTATTCTCCAAAGACAGGCACGATTAGACCTTGGAAATGGCTAACTCTTGAGAAAAGACAAGCGTAATTAGCCCTAGTCAAGTTAGTCAATACCTGTAGTAGGCTTGAAGTATGTCAATCTTTGGTGTCTGGAAACTTATGTTATTCAAGCTTGCCGCTATTCTGTTACCGTCAGGTCCTGCACACGATTCATTGGGGCAAAATATCTGATTCACGGACACGGTCATGAAAATTCTCTTGTCGATCTTCTTCGGGACATCAACCGGATGAGCTCGGCTCGCAAGGCTCCGGAGCCGGACCGTGAAGTTCATGGCGGCATACTTGTCGTTGTAGACAGGAAGTGCTGGTAAAGAAGGCGATGGCGGGGGTGTGTAGTTGCCTCTGTATTGGAGAATCGCCGTCGTCGTGGTGTTGTCAAATGGGGCGGTCGTGTCAGCGAACGGGCTTCCGACCATGTAGTAGTGGCTCCGCTCCTGGTCCGCCCTCACTAGGATGTCCAAGGTCTGCCCCGGAGTGATCATAATGTAGCTAGTCTTTAAGGGCTTCAAGTACGCGGCGTCTATCCCAACGACCGTGAGGCTGTGGTTGGTGATCCCGAAGAACATCTCTTCGTTCATGACGGCATTGATTATCCGGAGGAGATAGGTCTTGCCATGGTTGACAACTAGGCGATATGTACTGTCTATAAATCAAGAAAAGGACTGACTATGTAACTTTAGCCACCACTTCCGTTCATCTTCAAGAGAAAAACAGGCTCAACAATACT from Rhodamnia argentea isolate NSW1041297 chromosome 2, ASM2092103v1, whole genome shotgun sequence encodes the following:
- the LOC115755520 gene encoding putative laccase-9; this translates as MGSSLCDLRWLLALLGGLLSLLPLAQGEDHYYTFVLRETNFTRLCATKSMLTVNESFPGPVLYVRKGDTAYVNVINEGYYGVTIHWHGIKQPRNPWFDGPEYVTQCPIPPGTNFTYQVLFTSEEGTLWWHAHSDWTRATVHGAIVIKPALGTTYPFPEPDDEKVLVFASWYEEDVMELMREALSEGGLTTLSSAYCINGQPGDFYNCSRDSTHRISVDYGKTYLLRLVNSVQNTDMYFAIANHTLTVVGWDGAYVKPLVTSCLMITPGQAMDVLVTADQPLGEYYILLSPFFDGQADDFDHSIASAIFQYNGNYSYTGLPAYPSDFPGWEDVEPATSFVKRLKSLNSVEHPIDVPRDDEITTRMFISVSISMMRCPNASCEGPDGNRLASALNNISFANPDLDVLQAYYSNVAGYYAADFPDRPPTLFNFTSDDLLTDNVTLSDQGTRVKVLNYNETVEIIFQGTNVMNSGETHPMHLHGFRFYVVGLGRGNFDNETDPETYNLYDPPEANTVPVPKDGWAVIRFRADNPGVWYMHCHFDRHMTWGMDTVFIVQNGTTAETSIRKPPSYMPPCETDSSLLSALHSYLRQQA